A window of the Cutaneotrichosporon cavernicola HIS019 DNA, chromosome: 6 genome harbors these coding sequences:
- a CDS encoding uncharacterized protein (Methyltransferase domain), with protein MSTDNLPDSNEGEKRYAAEPEGYHFDWILKPNYLLDLVRNLTDQKTDLRILMLGCGNSLLSEVLYDAGYTQIVNIDYSAVVIQQMKERHAELRPLMTWLEMDVTDLKFGEEFDVVIDKATMDAMLTTKGDPWNPPERDVIMATKEVDEGLRVLRKRPGSKFIYWTWFAGPFRRRYFENREGWKFSTREVGPPEGFDYYQYLLEYEGAVA; from the exons ATGAGCACCGACAACTTGCCAGACTCCAACGAAGG GGAGAAGCGGTACGCGGCCGAGCCGGAGGGGTACCACTTTGACTGGATCCTCAAGCCCAATTACCTGCTTGACCTCGTTCGCAATCTCACCGACCAGAAAACGGACTTGCGCATTCTCATGCTGGGATGCGGGAATTCGCTGCTGTCCGAGGTGCTGTACGACGCTGGGTATACCCAGATTGTGAATATTGATTATTCGGCCGTCGTGATCCAGCAGATGAAGGAGCGGCATGCCGAGCTTCGACCGCTCATGACGTGGCTCGAGATGGATGTTACCGACCTCAAGTTTGGAGAGGAGTTTGATGTGGTCATTGACAAGGCGACGATGGA CGCAATGCTCACGACCAAGGGCGACCCATGG aaCCCGCCGGAGAGGGACGTGATCATGGCAaccaaggaggtcgacgagggaCTGAGGGTGTTGCGCAAGCGTCCCGGGTCCAAGTTTATCTACTGGACGTGGTTCGCGGGACCGTTCCGGAGG cgcTACTTTGAAAACCGCGAGGGGTGGAAGTTTAGCacgcgcgaggtcggcccACCCGAGGGCTTTGACTACTACCAGTACCTGCTCGAGTATGAGGGGGCGGTGGCATAG
- a CDS encoding uncharacterized protein (Surface antigen): MDANAQGGPPTAEIAEVDIELPAPPAPPAPPGPTQVVEPSAPAQPEQELPPSAAALFASARGDRLKQAAERRIPEHREQPAPPEAPAAAAEAAPEATPSDPTADIPAPSAPVSQAPSDTPEEKVKKTKKKAKKTKANKAETEDKPVPEAVPVEEPSPPPPPPKPTLSPEDAARVEAQLKRDLAATPAQLNPPLAASIFRSASEPGSDRPVAEQDHEKVSAWQEDEFQRRLRGEYESAPQSVGEIVWGNMERPMRVTSIRLSPPPPTTRRDFIDAMLRPFLQPTWPAWLYGVPPKGETLHEVLLSTKYMLAHIDQLGVFDAAHTGVRLEPSPSGNPDEIELVLSLRERGRLFLKAGTEFGGNEGGGNVTARIRNALGGGEALELNASLGTKTRSAFQASLGVPVLASPYLNFQVSAFSLDRDNTAFASHRELAQGGRLKLAALTPWGNHDLVYEYVSREIGHLQPKASVSIREQAVPSTKASISHSWTSDTRDDPWCATAGRLLKATHEYAGLPGSSEFAHFLKSTTQSQTSRPIFPGSNVFVSVSSFTSLLYPLWKGEGKSYLPDRTFLGGPNSVRGFKVGGLGMSDKTDSLGGDLAYALGVSMIGPIPNKEHWPLKLHTFMNVGKVLRYDQTRNFAENMAKLYTCPSLSVGVGLFYRFDPLRIELNFSMPLIARKGERLARGFSVGMGIEFL; encoded by the exons ATGGACGCAAACGCTCAAGGCGGTCCGCCGACGGCCGagatcgccgaggtcgacatcGAGTTACCGGCGCCGCCTGCACCGCCTGCACCGCCTGGCCCGACACAGGTTGTCgagccgagcgcgccagcACAGCCCGAACAGGAGCTCCCACCCTCCGCTGCTGCGCTGTTTGCGTCAGCGCGCGGCGACCGGTTGAAGCAGGCTGCGGAGCGGCGTATCCCCGAGCACCGCGAGCAGCCGGCGCCTCCTGAAGCGCCAGCGGCCGCTGCTGAGGCCGCTCCCGAGGCCACTCCTTCCGATCCTACCGCCGACATTCCCGCTCCCTCCGCACCCGTCTCTCAAGCCCCCTCCGATACCCCCGAGGAGAAAGTGAAGAagacgaagaagaaggccaagaagaccAAGGCGAATAaggccgagaccgaggacaAGCCCGTCCCCGAGGCTGTCCCGGTCGAGGagccctctccccctcctccccctcccaaACCGACCCTCTCgcccgaggacgcggcCCGCGTCGAAGCCCAACTGAAGCGCGACCTGGCGGCCACGCCGGCGCAGCTGAACCCTCCCCTCGCCGCGTCAATCTTCCGGAGCGCGAGTGAGCCGGGTTCTGACCGCCCGGTAGCTGAGCAGGACCACGAGAAAGTCTCGGCATGGCAAGAGGATGAGTTCCAGCGCCGCCTGAGGGGCGAGTACGAGTCGGCTCCGCAGTCTGTCGGCGAGATCGTGTGGGGGAACATGGAACGTCCCATGCGCGTGACCTCCATCCGCctttcccctcctcccccgaCAACCAGGCGCGACTTTATCGACGCCATGCTCAGGCCGTTCTTACAGCCCACCTGGCCGGCGTGGCTGTACGGTGTCCCACCGAAGGGGGAGACGCTGCATGAAGTTCTCCTGAGCACCAAGTATATGCTCGCGCATATTGATCAGCTTGGCGTGTTCGATGCCGCGCACACGGGCGTACGCCTCGAGCCTTCACCCTCTGGCAATCCtgacgagatcgagctcgtcctgtCTCTCCGGGAACGGGGCCGGCtcttcctcaaggccggcaCCGAGTTTGGCGGTAATGAGGGCGGCGGAAACGTCACTGCGCGTATACGTAACGCGCTTGGCGGTGGTGAGGCACTCGAACTCAACGCCAGTCTCGGGACAAAGACCCGTTCAGCGTTCCAGGCCTCCCTTGGGGTTCCGGTTCTCGCATCGCCATACCTCAATTTCCAGGTGTCGGCGTTCAGCCTTGACCGGGACAACACGGCGTTTGCGAGCCACCGCGAACTGGCCCAGGGCGGGAGactcaagctcgccgcACTGACGCCATGGGGTAACCATGATTTGGTGTACGAATATGTCTCGCGTGAGATTGGGCATCTTCAGCCCAAGGCTAGCGTTTC AATCCGAGAGCAAGCTGTTCCCTCGACCAAGGCGTCAATCTCACACTCGTGGACAAGCGATACCCGCGACGACCCGTGGTGTGCCACAGCCGGGCGCCTGCTCAAGGCCACGCAT GAATATGCCGGCTTACCCGGCAGCTCGGAGTTTGCTCACTTCCTCAAGAGCACGACACAGAGCCAGACCTCGCGTCCTATCTTCCCTGGTTCCAATGTC TTCGTCTCCGTGTCGTCGTTCACGTCGCTTCTCTACCCCCTCTGGAAGGGCGAGGGTAAGAGTTACCTCCCCGACCGGACGTTCTTGGGCGGTCCGAACTCGGTGCGCGGATTCAAGGTCGGCGGACTAGGGATGAGCGATAAGACGGACTCGCTGGGCGGAGACCTGGCATACGCGCTGGGCGTGAGCATGATCGGGCCTATTCCGAACAAGGAACACTGGCCGCTCAAGTTGCACACGTTCATGAACGTTGGCAAGGTGCTGCGGTATGACCAGA CGCGCAACTTTGCCGAGAACATGGCCAAGCTCTACACTTGCCCGTCGCTGTCTGTCGGCGTGGGTCTGTTCTACCG ATTCGACCCGCTCCGTATCGAGCTCAACTTTTCGATGCCGCTCATCGCGCGCAAGGGCGAACGCCTAGCGCGGGGCTTCAGTGTCGGCATGGGCATCGAGTTTTTGTAG